The following are from one region of the Salvia splendens isolate huo1 chromosome 2, SspV2, whole genome shotgun sequence genome:
- the LOC121792745 gene encoding LOW QUALITY PROTEIN: auxilin-like protein 1 (The sequence of the model RefSeq protein was modified relative to this genomic sequence to represent the inferred CDS: deleted 1 base in 1 codon; substituted 1 base at 1 genomic stop codon), producing the protein MESLSISSHRRKHSTTRPDAFSSAFSFKTPYGDVLLSTGGERKSLQLHEYSEIFSGSSSIPVLDLSAMDERVGSADIRSSKLDYTNIFSGLTHDDVFVPYEELLSGSAKRAKLRVPVEGRPSRQESGSRHSSRKTERPPSVASDRSIDRRVKLQESGSPPSTVKMERPPGVASDASFDEGKLQESGSLHPSTKRERPSGVASDQSTDGNEQQFNLSFNKTNQINVDASDLKTHIAELHAVPGFTHFVDGSRPHKGKNDRPPLLNREVSRAWSFSAEVEPVNAKGGSSLEKSRLDKSHHVNEVNLKSPESDAPMLSSHPTNLSDIKETRQSMASGFASKEDVSLKIADESSEDFDDNSVDTVSVAALKKAIEQAQESIRIAKIIMERKKDGAQDGSKLRPVSSRMKVAGRETKVDHEAFGSKQQYQEKVXDLDPIFPAPAGIDGKLTPSLSHTVTCFPAEPAEGKRVSENVETNREPKEIFSGRSTLFCASNHIQSERTHADEDVKVEKLEKNVEADEVQRELFASNRIQSERTHADEDVKVEKLEKNVEADEEQREGKRISGCEAVDVEHAKAGNSNSLVPPMGELASNLGRLEIGTEISKQRNITATHIKRSEVVPELVEGDLHTSQRIQGVEKSWEEDELSQAIFVRAEESENNWEKVLSSSQKIPEHDKAVDVAFKNFRIFPEDGVNEQRENDRDDKEHHEKKLEECDKIADARSVSNDMPDGLCNLVRNESLDQQKIDRKTETVSGCEADGQGHAETYDEEIQETRKNEGQLWFDQLKGVLLEVINKGKSDVPPEVGESKIKLYDHHQPQINDDKQWFADNGDLPKSTEELVPNQVEEEHVDTTFMSETVVTNVMEASHCPNVQKRETEKTDYIKWGAGRGEGQEATYQEDIDEAVNLNGGEASVIFDAPHTNGSGNIVAETEESCPVESESKVEEHQKSVKNSEEDVLKSNGSVSALDEDKMEEGSSSRLDDEILRSNHLHRSASEEIFVKNELLDTFEGLPSDSRTESVDVMDVDSEESLLQDEDVSKTTSDIHDAPQECAAENNRQDIPQDLESHFRGVELNFPDVDQVLEQDAERDEGPISDSSFEKTRELSSKKSEECPENEMAATSNMEELSDDMVSDERKHAEEQSEELHSQLHDEPIEMDKSSETEEAVDTDVNVEKDEEKHVRTTSIEEIDAKEGMQNFDSNDQQQRIEAIKKGREREKDRIVVERAIREARERAFAEVRERAERAAVERAATEVRQRVRAEAREKVEKPSVVKQPLDKAATEAKVKAERAAVERSTATEAKLKAERAAVERATAEARVRALEKAKSLKTSGELKAPADRHSTEKFSSSSRNNALKHSFSSSELETGTNIESAQRRKARLERHQRIMERAAKALAEKNMRDHLVQKEQAERNRLAESLDADVKRWATGKEGNLRALLSTLQYILGPESGWQSISLTEIITTAAVKKAYRKATLCVHPDKLQQRGASVQQKYICEKVFDLLKAAWSRFNSDER; encoded by the exons ATGGAATCTCTCTCCATTTCGTCGCACAGGAGGAAGCACTCCACCACTAGACCGGATGCCTTCTCCTCAGCTTTCTCGTTCAAAACCCCCTACGGCGACGTTTTGCTGTCGACCGGAGGTGAGAGGAAGTCGCTCCAGCTCCACGAGTACTCAGAGATTTTCTCAGGTTCCTCTTCCATTCCGGTGCTTGATCTCTCTGCCATGGACGAGCGGGTCGGGTCGGCCGATATCCGGAGCTCCAAGCTCGATTACACCAACATCTTCTCCGGATTGACGCATGACGATGTGTTTGTGCCTTACGAGGAGCTGCTCAGTGGTTCTGCTAAGAGAGCTAAGCTGCG GGTTCCAGTGGAGGGGCGGCCATCTAGACAAGAATCAGGTTCTCGACATTCTTCAAGAAAGACAGAAAGGCCTCCTAGCGTGGCATCTGATCGGTCGATTGATAGAAGAGTTAAGCTGCAAGAATCAGGTTCTCCACCTTCTACAGTAAAGATGGAAAGGCCCCCTGGTGTAGCATCTGATGCATCTTTTGATGAAGGGAAGCTGCAAGAATCAGGTTCTCTACATCCTTCAACAAAGAGAGAAAGGCCCTCAGGCGTGGCATCTGATCAGTCTACCGATGGCAATGAGCAGCAGTTTAACTTGTCTTTCAATAAGACCAACCAAATAAATGTTGATGCATCAGATCTGAAAACCCACATAGCAGAGCTCCATGCTGTTCCTGGATTTACTCATTTTGTTGATGGAAGTCGGCCACATAAGGGAAAGAATGACAGGCCACCTTTACTCAACCGTGAAGTTAGTCGCGCCTGGAGTTTCAGTGCTGAAGTTGAACCTGTCAATGCTAAAGGTGGATCGAGCTTGGAGAAATCCAGGCTAGATAAGTCTCACCATGTGAATGAAGTTAATCTCAAATCACCAGAATCAGATGCACCCATGCTGTCGAGTCATCCAACAAATCTAAGTGATATCAAGGAAACCAGGCAGTCGATGGCATCAGGTTTCGCTTCTAAAGAAGATGTTTCACTGAAGATTGCTGATGAATCTTCCGAGGACTTTGACGATAACTCAGTTGATACTGTATCTGTTGCTGCCTTGAAGAAGGCCATAGAACAGGCCCAAGAAAGTATAAGAATAGCCAAAATAATAATGGAAAGGAAAAAGGATGGTGCTCAAGATGGATCAAAGCTTAGGCCTGTAAGTAGTCGCATGAAAGTTGCAGGAAGGGAAACTAAAGTTGACCATGAGGCATTTGGATCAAAACAACAGTACCAGGAAAAAGTATGA GATTTAGATCCTATATTCCCTGCACCTGCTGGGATTGATGGAAAATTAACTCCATCCCTCAGTCACACTGTTACATGTTTTCCTGCTGAACCTGCTGAAGGCAAAAGGGTGTCAGAGAATGTTGAAACCAATAGAGAACCTAAAGAGATATTTTCAGGCAGGAGTACGTTATTTTGTGCATCAAATCACATACAGAGTGAGAGAACTCATGCTGATGAAGATGTTAAAGTAGAAAAGCTTGAAAAGAATGTGGAAGCAGATGAAGTGCAAAGAGAGTTATTTGCTTCAAATCGCATACAGAGTGAGAGAACTCATGCTGACGAAGATGTTAAAGTAGAAAAGCTTGAAAAGAATGTGGAAGCAGATGAAGAGCAAAGAGAGGGAAAACGTATTTCTGGATGCGAAGCTGTTGATGTGGAGCATGCGAAGGCAGGCAACTCTAATAGCTTAGTCCCCCCCATGGGTGAACTTGCATCTAACCTTGGAAGGTTGGAAATAGGCACAGAAATCTCTAAACAGAGAAATATAACAGCCACTCATATAAAAAGATCTGAAGTTGTTCCTGAACTGGTGGAAGGGGATCTCCATACATCCCAAAGGATACAAGGGGTGGAGAAGAGTTGGGAAGAAGATGAATTAAGTCAGGCCATTTTTGTTCGTGCAGAAGAATCTGAAAATAATTGGGAAAAGGTTCTCAGCAGTTCTCAAAAAATTCCTGAGCATGACAAGGCAGTGGATGTagcttttaaaaattttaggatCTTCCCAGAGGATGGAGTGAACGAGCAGAGAGAAAATGATAGGGATGATAAGGAACATCATGAGAAGAAACTTGAAGAGTGTGACAAAATAGCTGATGCAAGGTCAGTGTCTAATGACATGCCAGATGGATTGTGTAATCTGGTTAGGAATGAAAGTCTAGACCAACAAAAGATTGACAGGAAAACTGAAACTGTCTCCGGATGCGAAGCGGATGGCCAGGGACATGCAGAAACTTATGATGAAGAAATTCAGGAGACAAGGAAGAATGAGGGCCAGCTCTGGTTTGATCAGCTGAAGGGAGTCTTACTGGAAGTAATCAATAAGGGGAAATCTGATGTTCCCCCTGAAGTAGGAGAGTCAAAAATTAAACTTTATGATCATCATCAACCACAAATTAATGATGACAAGCAGTGGTTTGCTGACAATGGAGATTTGCCAAAATCAACAGAAGAACTTGTACCGAATCAAGTTGAAGAGGAACATGTTGATACTACTTTTATGAGTGAAACCGTTGTGACCAATGTGATGGAGGCAAGCCATTGCCCCAATGTTCAGAAGAGGGAAACTGAGAAAACAGACTATATTAAGTGGGGTGCTGGCAGAGGTGAAGGTCAGGAGGCTACTTATCAAGAGGATATAGATGAAGCTGTTAATTTGAATGGTGGGGAGGCCAGCGTCATCTTTGATgcgcctcatactaatggatcTGGCAATATTGTTGCTGAAACTGAAGAATCCTGTCCTGTTGAATCAGAGAGCAAAGTGGAAGAACATCAGAAATCCGTCAAAAATTCTGAAGAGGACGTGCTCAAATCTAATGGATCAGTTTCTGCACTTGATGAGGACAAGATGGAAGAAGGATCATCCAGTCGGCTGGATGATGAAATACTTAGATCTAACCATTTGCATCGAAGTGCCTCTGAAGAGATTTTTGTGAAAAACGAACTGCTCGATACTTTTGAAGGTCTTCCTTCTGATAGCCGAACGGAATCTGTTGATGTCATGGATGTAGATTCCGAAGAAAGCCTGTTACAAGATGAGGATGTATCTAAAACAACCAGTGATATTCATGATGCTCCGCAAGAATGTGCTGCTGAAAACAATAGACAAGACATACCTCAGGACCTTGAATCTCATTTCAGAGGAGTAGAATTGAATTTCCCAGATGTAGACCAGGTTTTGGAGCAAGATGCGGAGAGGGATGAAGGACCTATATCAGACTCAAGCTTCGAGAAGACACGTGAGTTATCTTCCAAAAAATCTGAAGAATGTCCAGAAAATGAAATGGCCGCGACCTCAAACATGGAAGAACTAAGTGATGACATGGTTTCTGATGAAAGAAAACATGCCGAGGAACAAAGTGAAGAATTACACTCTCAGTTGCATGATGAACCCATAGAAATGGATAAATCGTCGGAAACAGAGGAAGCTGTAGATACAGATGTGAATGTGGAAAAGGATGAGGAAAAACATGTTCGAACAACATCAATAGAAGAGATAGATGCCAAAGAAGGTATGCAAAACTTTGATAGCAATGATCAACAGCAAAGAATAGAAGCCATAAAAAAGGGAAGAGAGCGGGAAAAGGATAGGATAGTTGTGGAAAGGGCAATTCGTGAAGCTCGTGAGAGAGCATTTGCTGAAGTTCGAGAAAGGGCAGAAAGAGCTGCTGTGGAGAGAGCAGCTACTGAAGTTCGGCAAAGGGTTAGGGCAGAGGCTCGGGAAAAGGTTGAGAAGCCTTCTGTGGTTAAGCAACCACTTGATAAGGCCGCGACAGAAGCCAAGGTTAAAGCTGAACGAGCTGCAGTAGAAAGATCCACAGCCACAGAAGCCAAGCTTAAAGCTGAACGAGCTGCAGTAGAAAGAGCCACAGCAGAGGCCCGTGTGCGTGCTCTAGAGAAAGCAAAGTCCCTTAAAACTTCAGGAGAGTTGAAAGCACCAGCTGACAGACACTCCACTGAGAAGTTTTCTAGTTCTTCCAGAAATAATGCACTGAAGCACAGCTTTTCTTCCTCG GAACTGGAGACTGGAACAAATATTGAATCAGCACAAAGGCGTAAAGCAAGACTGGAGAGGCATCAGAGGATAATGGAGCGAGCA GCCAAAGCACTTGCAGAGAAGAATATGCGGGACCATCTTGTGCAGAAAGAGCAGGCTGAGAGAAAT AGACTTGCTGAATCTCTTGATGCTGATGTTAAAAGATGGGCCACAGGAAAGGAGGGAAATTTGCGTGCACTTCTCTCAACCTTGCAATAT ATCCTTGGTCCAGAAAGTGGATGGCAGTCTATTTCATTGACGGAGATCATTACAACTGCTGCTGTGAAGAAGGCTTACCGAAAGGCAACTTTGTGTGTACACCCTGACAAGCTGCAACAAAGAGGAGCTAGTGTTCAACAAAAGTACATCTGCGAAAAGGTTTTTGATCTTCTCAAG GCGGCATGGAGCAGGTTCAACTCAGACGAGAGATGA